In one window of Thermanaerothrix sp. DNA:
- the hisC gene encoding histidinol-phosphate transaminase, producing the protein MDELPRSYLRSVNQYKPGKPVDEIKRIYGLSDAVRLCSNENPWPLPEAVTQAIVKATGEVQRYPDPEAYHLKRALSEHLGVSPAEVVVGGGTEGVLCTLFQALIEVGDRVVIPQPTYPVYALSVAAAGGECDFVPLLEDFSLPVDRVISACGERTKAVVICNPNNPTGNIVERQDLLNLAVRLEERKILLVVDEAYAEYVTDPRYLCGVELFRQLSNVVILRTFSKIYGLAGLRVGYAIAPKPIAAAFGKVRRVFSVNAIGQRAAIAALKCQDHISSVRDRTVLERDRMYRVLCSMGVRAHNTHANFLLVNLSRSDDVYEALLAKGVIVRNGEDLGLEGTIRVTVGLPEENDRFLKEFDRVLRRLGG; encoded by the coding sequence ATGGATGAGCTTCCTAGGAGCTACCTGCGGTCAGTTAACCAGTACAAGCCTGGCAAGCCCGTCGATGAGATCAAGCGGATCTATGGACTCAGCGATGCGGTAAGGTTATGCTCCAACGAAAACCCATGGCCACTCCCGGAGGCCGTAACGCAGGCGATTGTCAAGGCCACCGGTGAGGTCCAGCGCTATCCCGATCCGGAGGCCTACCACCTTAAGCGGGCCCTATCAGAGCATTTAGGTGTATCTCCTGCGGAGGTTGTTGTTGGAGGGGGTACCGAGGGGGTTCTGTGTACCCTTTTTCAAGCCTTGATAGAGGTGGGTGATAGGGTGGTAATTCCACAGCCCACCTATCCCGTATATGCCCTCAGCGTTGCGGCCGCTGGGGGGGAGTGTGATTTTGTGCCCCTTTTGGAGGATTTCTCCCTGCCGGTCGACCGAGTCATATCGGCCTGTGGGGAGAGGACTAAGGCTGTGGTGATCTGCAATCCCAACAATCCAACCGGTAATATCGTAGAACGCCAAGATCTTTTAAATTTGGCTGTACGGCTGGAAGAGCGGAAGATATTACTGGTGGTGGATGAGGCTTACGCGGAGTACGTGACTGACCCACGTTATCTTTGCGGGGTGGAGCTTTTCAGGCAACTTAGCAACGTGGTGATACTTAGAACATTCTCCAAGATTTACGGTTTGGCTGGCCTTAGGGTTGGTTACGCCATAGCGCCTAAGCCCATAGCGGCAGCCTTTGGGAAGGTCAGAAGGGTATTTTCCGTCAATGCCATAGGACAGAGGGCTGCCATCGCGGCACTCAAGTGTCAGGATCACATATCCTCCGTCAGAGACAGAACGGTACTGGAGAGGGATCGCATGTACCGGGTTCTGTGTAGCATGGGGGTAAGGGCTCATAATACGCACGCTAACTTTTTGTTGGTCAATCTAAGCCGTTCCGATGACGTTTATGAGGCCCTCCTCGCCAAGGGGGTCATAGTAAGAAACGGTGAGGACCTTGGACTTGAGGGCACCATACGGGTTACCGTTGGGCTGCCGGAGGAGAACGATAGGTTTCTTAAGGAGTTTGATAGGGTTCTAAGGCGCTTAGGGGGGTAA
- the murA gene encoding UDP-N-acetylglucosamine 1-carboxyvinyltransferase, translated as MEKEKLVIKGGVPLNGVLTAQGAKNAALPIMAASLLLKGKRLTIDRVPDLHDIHTMADLLSHLGVKVEFRDHKMTLDVPEEIGWETPPSLVRKMRASSLVLGPLIARCGRAVLPLPGGCAIGSRPIDFHIRGLSKMGTTFELVQGAFHGRSSGLKPARIYFDFPSVGATENLMMAASLVEGETILENAAREPEVVNLAHALRAMGAFIEGEGSGTIRIRGTRDLGDAKVSVIPDRIEASTYLLAGVITRGKVTVRDVIPEHIDSLCSKLEEAGVEIEIRSDAVTVYPSRYRAVSLKTLPYPGFPTDLQPQMMATMCLANGTSVIHESVFESRFLHVSEFKRMGARIDLQGNTAIVAGVNKLFGAEVHASDLRAGAALVLMGLAAEDETIVCDLEHIWRGYEGIVEKLRALGGRVIVTRGD; from the coding sequence GTGGAAAAGGAAAAACTGGTTATAAAAGGTGGAGTCCCCTTAAACGGGGTGCTTACTGCTCAGGGAGCTAAGAACGCCGCACTGCCTATCATGGCGGCCTCGTTGTTGCTCAAGGGAAAGAGGCTCACCATAGATAGGGTACCAGACCTGCACGATATACATACGATGGCGGATCTCCTGAGCCACCTGGGGGTTAAGGTGGAATTCAGGGATCATAAGATGACGTTGGATGTACCGGAAGAGATAGGCTGGGAAACTCCCCCTTCTCTTGTTCGCAAGATGAGGGCCTCTTCCTTGGTGCTAGGACCCCTGATAGCCAGATGTGGCAGGGCGGTGTTACCCTTGCCGGGGGGGTGTGCCATAGGGAGCCGACCCATAGATTTTCATATAAGGGGCCTATCCAAGATGGGAACCACCTTTGAACTGGTTCAGGGGGCTTTCCACGGTAGGTCGTCGGGCCTTAAGCCCGCCAGGATATATTTTGATTTCCCCTCAGTGGGGGCCACGGAAAACCTCATGATGGCCGCATCCCTGGTTGAGGGAGAGACTATCTTGGAGAACGCCGCAAGGGAGCCGGAGGTGGTAAACCTTGCCCATGCCCTGAGGGCCATGGGGGCATTTATTGAGGGTGAGGGCTCTGGCACCATAAGAATAAGGGGTACCAGAGATCTAGGTGACGCGAAAGTAAGTGTCATCCCCGATAGGATAGAGGCTAGCACCTACCTCTTAGCTGGGGTTATAACACGAGGGAAGGTGACCGTCAGGGATGTGATACCTGAACACATAGACTCCCTATGTTCCAAGCTTGAAGAGGCGGGGGTGGAGATAGAAATTCGAAGCGATGCGGTTACGGTATATCCTAGCCGGTACCGAGCTGTTTCGTTGAAGACCCTTCCGTACCCGGGCTTCCCCACGGACCTTCAACCCCAGATGATGGCCACAATGTGCCTAGCCAATGGTACCAGCGTGATACACGAAAGCGTTTTTGAATCCCGCTTTTTGCACGTAAGTGAGTTTAAGAGAATGGGAGCCAGGATAGATTTACAGGGCAACACCGCAATCGTTGCAGGTGTTAATAAGCTTTTCGGGGCGGAGGTTCACGCTTCTGATCTCAGGGCTGGCGCTGCGTTGGTGCTAATGGGCCTTGCGGCGGAGGATGAGACGATAGTTTGCGACCTAGAACATATATGGAGAGGCTATGAGGGTATAGTTGAAAAGCTACGGGCCCTTGGGGGCAGGGTAATAGTCACCAGGGGAGATTAG
- a CDS encoding uracil-DNA glycosylase encodes MDEPLSLDARRFMLEEVRKRAEECDRCGLCPTRTKVVFGEGSLEGGLMFIGEGPGADEDEQGRPFVGRAGQLLTQILTAAGIDRNGVYITNVVKCRPPGNRVPTYEEMMACDTYLNSQLMLVRPKLLVLLGSTPTKWVLKTQEGISKLRGRWYEWRGIPVMPMFHPSYLLRNPSNKAGGPKHLTWQDIQEVKARWDRLMGRDR; translated from the coding sequence TTGGATGAACCACTTAGCCTTGACGCCAGGAGGTTCATGCTGGAAGAAGTACGCAAGAGAGCCGAAGAGTGTGATCGTTGCGGTCTTTGTCCCACCAGGACAAAGGTGGTCTTTGGGGAAGGGAGCTTGGAGGGGGGGCTTATGTTCATCGGGGAAGGTCCTGGTGCGGATGAAGATGAACAGGGCAGACCCTTTGTGGGACGGGCGGGCCAGTTGCTTACCCAGATACTCACCGCCGCAGGGATAGATCGAAATGGTGTGTATATAACGAACGTGGTAAAGTGCCGCCCCCCGGGCAATAGGGTGCCGACCTATGAAGAGATGATGGCCTGCGATACATACCTTAACTCGCAGCTTATGTTGGTTCGCCCCAAGCTTTTGGTTTTGCTGGGGAGCACCCCCACTAAATGGGTGCTTAAAACTCAGGAGGGCATATCAAAGCTCCGAGGCCGTTGGTATGAGTGGAGGGGTATTCCGGTGATGCCCATGTTTCACCCCAGCTATCTGCTTAGGAACCCCTCCAACAAGGCCGGAGGCCCTAAGCATTTGACCTGGCAGGACATACAAGAGGTGAAGGCCAGGTGGGATCGCCTGATGGGAAGGGATCGTTAG